Genomic window (Streptomyces sp. NBC_01431):
TCCCGGGTCCCCGGCACCACCTGCGTCACGCCCCGTCCCCACTGGACGTCGAGAGGGCCGAGCAGCAGGTCACGGAGTTGCCCGCGGTCGATCTCGGGATTGGCCCGGTCATCTGGACGGGGTCGCCAGTCGCGCAGGACGGCCCCGGCCGTGTCCAGGATGCGCATGGCCTGGCCCTCGGGACGGGACAGCGCCTGGAACTCCGCCAGCAGCCCCGCCTTGTCCAGCGCGAGCTGGCCCAGCCCTTCGTGCAGGTCCAGCGTGCCGCCCGGGGGTCGGGCGTCGGGGGCGGGATCGCGTTCGAGGATGGTGACGGGGTGGCCATGACGGTGCAGGACACGGGCGAAGGTGAGGCCGGCAGGACCGCTCCCGACCACGGCGATGCGATGTCTCATGTCGATACACTGTATTTTCTCAGTACGCTGCATCGCAACAGTACGATGTGCCCATGACTGTCTGGGACCGGCCGGAGCCGCCGATTCGCCCCGTGCCGCTCGACCGGGAGCGGATCGTGGCCGCCGCCATCGCGCTGGCCGACGAGGGCGGGTTGGAGGCGGTGTCGTTGCGCAAGGTCGCCGCCCGGCTGAACGCGGGCCCGATGCGGCTGTACGGATACATCTCCACCAAGGAGGAGCTGTTCGACCTCATGGTGGACGAGGTCCAGGCCGAGATTCTCCCCGAGGAGCAGCCCGGTGACTGGCGGGAGGCGCTGCTCGTCCTCGCCCACCGCACCAGGCAGGCAGCTCTCCGTCACGAATGGCTGGCCGACCTGCTCGGCCGCCGCCCGGCCCTGGGCCCGAACGGCCTCGCCGTGACCGAGGCCACGCTGGCCGCCCTCGACGGCCTCACCGACATCGACACCGTCATGCGAGCCGTGGAGACTGTCAGCGCCTACTTCACCGGCGCGATCAGGCGCGAGATCACGAACCTGCGGGCCGAGCGCGCCACGGGCCTGTCCAAGTACGACTGGCAGCGCGCCCACGGCCCGCACGTGACGAGAATGCTGGCCACGGGCCGCTTCCCGGCACTGGCCAAGGCCGTGTACGACGGCACGGACGTGGACGCCGAGACATCCTTCGCGACCGGCTTGGACTGGGTCCTCGACGCTGTGGCCGCCAAACTCACCCGGCCGTCGACGTGACGCTCAGCTCCTGCTGAATGTGAGCGAGGCCGGGGTCGGTGTCCACGGGCCGTGCGGGACTTGCGCCGCTACCACTTCATAACCCTGCCCAGCGGCAGGGGATCGCGCCGGACTGTGTAATCGCCTGGACGAGGGGTTTGGTCCCATTCAAGCTGCCCGGTCCCTGCCGGTCTGCAAAGTGGCATAGATGGGGCTGGGTGTGCTGGAGGGGACGAAGCCGTCACAAGTGGACGGCTTCGAGGTCGGCTGGCGAGACGACCAGGGTGAACATCGGCTGCCGTTGGCGGATGCGGTCTGGGTGCCGTTCGAGGCCGGGCGGCCGGTCCGCGACTTCCCGTCGTATCGCGGGCAGCGGCATTTCCCTGGGTCGTATTGGTCGTCGCCGACTGCTGGGCACGTGGGGTTTGAGTCCTGGCTGGAGCGGGATCACGCGATGCTGCTCGACTTCACGCCGCAGGTGATGGGGCTGCTGTCGCAGCCGTTGTGGCTGTTCTGGGAGGACGAGCGGGGCAAGCGGGTCTCGCACGCTCCGGACTACTTCGCTCGGTTCAAGGACGGGCGGGGGCTGGTGGTGGACTGCCGGCCCCTGGACCGGATCGACGCACGGTCAGCGGCCAAGTTCGCGGCGACACGGGCGGCTTGTGAGGCGGCATTTGCCGCTCAGTCGTGGTCGATGATCAGTCGTGGTCGATGAGGGACATCCCGGATGCCAGAGCGCGGGCGGCGTCGGCGTAGTACTGCTCGTCGGCGCCAGGGGCGAGACCGAGGGGGACGCCCTGGCTGAGGCCGACGAACAGCGCTCTGAGCGCGGTGGTCAGGCGTTGAGCCTGTTGCGACGTCACGACGCCTGCGTTGTGCCGCCTTCCGGTGAACAGCGCGATCAGATGGTTCTCCTGCGCCCGGACGGACGTGGCGAGCTGGGCCCCCAGATCGGGGTCGTGCAGCGCCATGTCCAGCAAGGTGATCTGGAGCGACAGGCGGGACAGCGCGTCCGGGGCGTCACAACCGCGCCGGCAGAACCGGGCAAACGCGTCGACCGCTTCCAGCAGGTCGAGCCCGGCGTGAACCGCCTGCTCGATCTCCTCGTAGTACGGCCGCAGGTAGTCGGCGACCAGCGCGACCACCAGGCCGTTCTTGCTCCCGAACAGGGAGTAGACGGCCCCGGTTGTCAGGCCCGCGCGCTCGGCGATCTCATCCAGCTTGGCCCGGTATCCGTCCCTGGAAACGACCTGGAAGGCAGCGTCCAGCAAGGCCCGGCGGTTGCGTTCCTTGGCCTCCGCTCTCGTCATTCTCATAATTCGATTATTACCGTAATCTTGATACGGAACCAGTCGGAACGAGCTTCGTCGGGACGAGCTTCAAGGAGGACGGCCCATGACCCAGGCCTTGGCACCGCGGGTGACCCGTCAGACGGTGGGCGCCATCGCCGATGGCGGCTTCAAGGTGTTGCTCGCCGTTGTCTACATCGCCGGCGCCGCCCCGCTCGGCCGGCTGCTCGGCACGCCGGCCTGGCTGATGGTCGTCTCGGGCGTGGCTCTGCTGATCGGTGGCGGCGTCGAGACCGGATACACGCGCAGCCGGTCGATGCGCACCTACACGCGGCTCATGATCGCCTACGACAGCGGCTGGGTGCTGACGGCCCTGGCCGGCCTCCTGATGGCATGGCGGGGCGGCAGCGCCGGGGGTGAAGTCTGGATGGGGTACCAGACAGCCGCCCCCATCGTGTTCGCCGCGCTGCTGGTCGGCGCTGCCCCTGTGCAGATGGCCTCGGGCACCCGGCGCGACACCTCAGTTTGAGCGAGGCATCCGGCCCGCCGCGAGCAGCGCCTGCGGGAGCGGCCGGCTGTGGACGATCTCCAGGCCGGACACCGCCCGCGTCAGGACCACGTACAGCCGGTGCAGGCCGCGGTCCTCGGCCGCCGCTATCGCGGCCGGTTCGACCGCCACCACGTGGTCGTATTCGAGACCCTTGGCCAGCGTCGCGGGCAGCACGGCGACCCGGAGGCCCTCGGTGAGGCCCGCCGCCGCGAGGTCGGCGCGCAGCGCGGCCACGTCCCGGTCGGCCGCGATCACGCCGACCGAGCCCTCCCGGCCGAGCGCCGCCCGAACGGCGGCGGCCACCGCCCCCGCGAGCTCTCCCGGCGCATCGGCCCGCCGGTACGCCAACTGGCCGCCACCGCGCAGGGATTGACCTGCCGGTACGTCGACGTCGAGCGCGGGGAGCAGCCGGTTGGCCACCGCCACCAGCACGGCCGGCACCCGGAACCCCGTCGTCAGCGGCACCACCGCCGCGTCCGGCTTGCCCAGATGGGCCAGTTGGGCGGACCAACTGCGGGCCGCCCAGGGCGTGGTGCCCTGGGCCAGGTCGCCGAGCACCGTCAGCGAGCCGAACGCGGCGCGCCGGCCGATCGCCCGGCACTGCATCGGGGACAGATCCTGCGCCTCGTCCACGACGATGTGCCCGTACCCCTCGGGGTGCTCGATCAGGCCCGCCACCTCGTCGAGGAGCACCAGATCGGCCGCCGACCACTTCGCCGACTTCCACGAGCGCGGCGGCCTGGCCCACAGGAGCGCCTTGCGCTCGTCGGGGCCGAGGACGTTGCCGGCCACCGCGTCCAGCGCGTCCGGGTCGCTGAACAGCTCGGCGAGCACCTCCTGCGGGGTCACCTTCGGCCACACCGCGTCGACGTACTCCGTGATCGGGCGCGCCCGCGCGAGCTTTCGCAGCCAGGTGTTGTTCATGGGCCCGGCCCGCCCCTCCGCCCGCAACTGGATCGCCCGGACCGCCCGGCTGCGCACCCGTTCCCGTCCGACCGCGTACGGCGGCGCCTCGGCGCGGACGGTCGCGACGATCTCGGCGAGCGCGCCCTCGGAGAGTCGCCAGGTGTACGAACCATCGCGTACGGCAAGGGAGTTGAGGGGTTCACCGACGCGTCCGTACAGCGCGCGGCGCAGCACCTCGGCCATCCGCGCGTCGTGCTTGACGGCCGCCGCGGCCGGGTCGTCCACCGCCCGCACCTCGTGGCCGCGCGTCCCGCGCACGACCTCCTCGTCCACGGTCGACTGGCGGATGCCGGTCTCGCCGAGCGCCGGGAGGACTTCACAGATGTAGGAGAGGAAGGTGCGGTTGGGGCCGAGCACCAGGAGGCCGCGGCGCTCGACGCGCTGCGGGAAGGTGTAGAGGAGGTACGCCGCGCGGTGCAGGCCGACGGCGGTCTTGCCGGTGCCGGGGGCGCCCTGCACGCAGATGGACCGGTCCGGCGAGGAGCGTACGAGGTCGTCCTGCTCGGGCTGGATCGTCGCCGCGATGTCCCGCATGGGGCCGACCCGGGGGCGCTCGATCTCCCCGGTGAGGATGGCGCCGGGCCCCGTCGCCTCGCCCGCCGTCAGGTGCTCGTCCTCCAGGCCGGTCAGGTCCTCGGCGGCGCCGAGGCTGCCCTGCGCCCAGCCGAACCGGCGGCGGACCGCGACGCCCTGGGGGTCGTGGGCGCTCGCCTGGTAGAAGCGGCGCGAGACGGGGGCCCGCCAGTCGACGACGAGGGGCGGGGCGGAGGGGTGTTCGCTGATGCGGCGGCGGCCGATGTGGTAGCTCTGGCCTGCGTGGTCGCCGTCGGCCGACGCGTCGAAGTCGAGCCGCCCGAAGAACAGCGGGCCTTCCGGGAGTTCCCTCAACTCCTTGGCCCAGCTGCGGAGTTGATAGCCGAGCACCTCGGCGTCGGCGCCCGACGCGAAGGCGTTCTCGCCGTGCACGACCCGGGTTCCGGCACCTTCGGTCATGGCGGTCAGGGCCGCCCGGCAGGCATCGTGGTGGGCCCGCTCCTGGCTGAGTTCCCGGTCGAGAGACGTCATACCGCGAGGATAACGGATAACGTAACCGAGTTACGTTTTTTACTTGGTAACGATAGTCGGCCCGACCTCGCCCCG
Coding sequences:
- a CDS encoding TnsA-like heteromeric transposase endonuclease subunit; the protein is MGLGVLEGTKPSQVDGFEVGWRDDQGEHRLPLADAVWVPFEAGRPVRDFPSYRGQRHFPGSYWSSPTAGHVGFESWLERDHAMLLDFTPQVMGLLSQPLWLFWEDERGKRVSHAPDYFARFKDGRGLVVDCRPLDRIDARSAAKFAATRAACEAAFAAQSWSMISRGR
- a CDS encoding TetR/AcrR family transcriptional regulator, which translates into the protein MTVWDRPEPPIRPVPLDRERIVAAAIALADEGGLEAVSLRKVAARLNAGPMRLYGYISTKEELFDLMVDEVQAEILPEEQPGDWREALLVLAHRTRQAALRHEWLADLLGRRPALGPNGLAVTEATLAALDGLTDIDTVMRAVETVSAYFTGAIRREITNLRAERATGLSKYDWQRAHGPHVTRMLATGRFPALAKAVYDGTDVDAETSFATGLDWVLDAVAAKLTRPST
- a CDS encoding HelD family protein; amino-acid sequence: MTSLDRELSQERAHHDACRAALTAMTEGAGTRVVHGENAFASGADAEVLGYQLRSWAKELRELPEGPLFFGRLDFDASADGDHAGQSYHIGRRRISEHPSAPPLVVDWRAPVSRRFYQASAHDPQGVAVRRRFGWAQGSLGAAEDLTGLEDEHLTAGEATGPGAILTGEIERPRVGPMRDIAATIQPEQDDLVRSSPDRSICVQGAPGTGKTAVGLHRAAYLLYTFPQRVERRGLLVLGPNRTFLSYICEVLPALGETGIRQSTVDEEVVRGTRGHEVRAVDDPAAAAVKHDARMAEVLRRALYGRVGEPLNSLAVRDGSYTWRLSEGALAEIVATVRAEAPPYAVGRERVRSRAVRAIQLRAEGRAGPMNNTWLRKLARARPITEYVDAVWPKVTPQEVLAELFSDPDALDAVAGNVLGPDERKALLWARPPRSWKSAKWSAADLVLLDEVAGLIEHPEGYGHIVVDEAQDLSPMQCRAIGRRAAFGSLTVLGDLAQGTTPWAARSWSAQLAHLGKPDAAVVPLTTGFRVPAVLVAVANRLLPALDVDVPAGQSLRGGGQLAYRRADAPGELAGAVAAAVRAALGREGSVGVIAADRDVAALRADLAAAGLTEGLRVAVLPATLAKGLEYDHVVAVEPAAIAAAEDRGLHRLYVVLTRAVSGLEIVHSRPLPQALLAAGRMPRSN
- a CDS encoding TetR/AcrR family transcriptional regulator; this encodes MTRAEAKERNRRALLDAAFQVVSRDGYRAKLDEIAERAGLTTGAVYSLFGSKNGLVVALVADYLRPYYEEIEQAVHAGLDLLEAVDAFARFCRRGCDAPDALSRLSLQITLLDMALHDPDLGAQLATSVRAQENHLIALFTGRRHNAGVVTSQQAQRLTTALRALFVGLSQGVPLGLAPGADEQYYADAARALASGMSLIDHD